In Streptomyces liangshanensis, the DNA window CCGCCGCGCCTTCCGCAAGGCGGTCGAGGACATGATCGACAGCTGGGTGTGGGAGATGAACAACCAGCTCCTGAACCGCATCCCCGACCCGGTCGACTACATCGAGATGCGGCGGCACACGTTCGGCTCGGACCTGACGATGAGCCTGTGCCGGATCGGCCTGGGCGACGCCGTGCCGCCCGAGATCTACCGGACCGGTCCCATGCAGTCCCTCCAGAACGCCGCCCAGGACTACGCGATGCTCCTGAACGACGTGTTCTCGTACCAGAAGGAGATCGAGTTCGAGGGCGAGATCCACAACGGCATCCTGGTGGTGCAGAACTTCTTCGACTGCGACTACGCGACCGGCCTCGCGATCATCGACGACCTGATGAACTCCCGCATGCGCCAGTTCCAGCATGTCGTCGCGCACGAACTCCCGGCCCTGTACGACGACTTCGACCTGGACGACACCGCGCGCAAGGCACTCGACGGCTATGTGGAGGAGCTGGAGAACTGGCTCTCGGGCATCCTCGTCTGGCACCGCGACTGCTTCCGCTACAAGGAGGCGGACCTGATCGAGGACCGCGCGGGCATCACCCGCCACGTCCCCCCGCCCGCCTCGGGCCTCGCCTCGGGCCTGGGCACCGCGGCGACCCGCGTCACGTTCCCACGCGCCGGAGCCGTCCCCGGAGCCGTTCCCGGCGCGGCGACCTGACGGGGCCGCTAAGGTTCCACTCCTTCACACCGTGAATGTGCGGTGCGTCACACAACATGACGTGGCGGGCCACCCCTGGGGAGGTGGTGGCCCGCCACCTGGGGGTGGGTGGAATGTACGAGATCGTCAAGGGCGCCAATGTCGGACTGGCGGCCCTGAGCGAGGACGCGGGCTCGGTGCGCGTGGGCCTGAGCTGGAGCAGCGAGGAGGGGGACGGGGACGCGGACGTCTCCGTGCTGCTGCTGGGGGACGGCGGGAAGGTCCGCGGCGACGCCGACTTCTTCTTCTACAACAACCCGGCGGCCGCCGACGGGAGCGTGCACCTGCTGGGCAAGACCCCGACGGACAGCGGCAGCGAGGACCGCATCAGCCTCGGCCTCACGGAGATGGAGGCGAGCGTCGAGCGGATCGTCGTGGCGGCGAGCCGCTACGAGGGCGCGCGGTTCGGGGACCTCAACGGCTTACGGCTGACGGTCTGCGACCGTACGGGGGAGGAGATGCTCGGGTTCTCCATCGACGACGCGGGCGCCGAGAGCGCCTTCGTGTTCGGGGAGTTCTACCGGCGCGGGGGCGAGTGGAAGTTCCGTGCCATCGGGCAGGGGTACGAAACGGGCCTGGCCGGCCTCGCCACGGACTTCGGGATCGACGTGGACGACGCGGCGGAGGACCCGGCGGACGACCCGGGGGAGGACGGGGCGGAGGATCTGGGCGAGGACGTGGCCGGGGGCGTGGCGTCCGATGCCGTGGCCTCTGTTGCCGTGGGGGACGTGACGCCGGGTGGGGTGCCGGACCTCGGTCCAAGTGCTGGTGCGGAGGTGCGGGCGGCCGGTGACGTCGGCGGGCCCGCCGTGGTCATTCCCGCTCAGGTGGCCGTCGAGCGGGCTCCGGCGGCGCCGCGCCGGCCCCGTACCGTCCGGAAGAAGGTGACGCTGCCCAAGGTCGCCAAGAAGTCCCTGGCCGACAACGACACCTGGCGGTCGGCGAGGCTCTTCCCCGTACCGTCGCTCAAGAGCGACCGGGAGCGCGAGACGCGGGCGACGTCCGTCCTGCTCTCCGTGATGGCGCAGGTGCCCGAGTTCGGCCGGCGGCTCACCGCCGGATTCGGGGCGCCCGCCGGGCGGACGGAGACCTTCACCGAGGTCTCCCTGCCGCACGGGGACAGCCCCAAGCGCCCCGACGGCGTGATCCGCGTGGAGCGGGCGGGCAAGCTGTGGACCGCGCTGGTGGAGACCAAGACCAACGGGAATCCGCTCAAGGAGCAGCAGGTCCAGGACTACATGGACATCGCGGCCCGGCGCGGCTACGACGCGGTGATCACCTTGTGCAACGACGTGGCGCTGGAGGGGAGTCCGCTGGTCGACGTGAAGATCGACGGGCGCCGCAAGCACAAGGTCGTCCTGTGGCACCTGTCCTGGGCGGAGGTCGCCCACCAGGCGCAGATGCTGATCCGCCACGAGGGCGTCGGGAACGCGGCGCACGCCTGGCTCCTCCAGGAGTTGCTGCACTACCTCCAGCACGAGAACTCGGGCTGCCAGGGCTTCCAGAACATGGGCCCGGCCTGGGTGCCGGTGCGCAAGGGCATCGACGACGAGACGCTCTGCCAGGGGGACCCGCGGGCCGTCGACGTCGTGGAGAGCTGGGAGCGCCTGGTGCGGCAGGTCTGTCTGCGGCTCGGCGGCGAGCTGGGGCAGAAGGTGCTGCCCGTCCAGCGGGTGCGGCGCGCCACCGACGCGAAGGCGCGCCGGGGCGCGCAGGCCGATCTGCTCTGCCAGGAAGGGCGCCTGGAGGCGGAGTTGCGGATCGAGGGTACGCAGGGCCTCCTCGCGCTCACCGCGGATCTGCGGACCGGCAAGCTCCGTACGTCGGTCGACCTCCCCGCGCCCGATCAGGGCTACCCGCTGACCTGGGCGAAGCGCCTGGTCCGGCAGCTCGCCGACGCGCCCGCGGACCTCCATGTCCGGACGCTGGTGGCGGGCGGCGGCGAGGGACCGCGCGGCACGCTGGAGCGGCTGCGCCCCGAGCCGGGCGACCTGCTGCCCAAGGGGGACGTGGAGATCACCGGATTCCGGCTGTCGCTGTTCAAGGGGATGGGTAACACGCGGGGCACCGCGGAGACCGGCTTCATCCGGAGCGTCGACGACGCGGTGGACCGGTTCTGCGCCGCGGTGGTCATG includes these proteins:
- a CDS encoding TerD family protein encodes the protein MYEIVKGANVGLAALSEDAGSVRVGLSWSSEEGDGDADVSVLLLGDGGKVRGDADFFFYNNPAAADGSVHLLGKTPTDSGSEDRISLGLTEMEASVERIVVAASRYEGARFGDLNGLRLTVCDRTGEEMLGFSIDDAGAESAFVFGEFYRRGGEWKFRAIGQGYETGLAGLATDFGIDVDDAAEDPADDPGEDGAEDLGEDVAGGVASDAVASVAVGDVTPGGVPDLGPSAGAEVRAAGDVGGPAVVIPAQVAVERAPAAPRRPRTVRKKVTLPKVAKKSLADNDTWRSARLFPVPSLKSDRERETRATSVLLSVMAQVPEFGRRLTAGFGAPAGRTETFTEVSLPHGDSPKRPDGVIRVERAGKLWTALVETKTNGNPLKEQQVQDYMDIAARRGYDAVITLCNDVALEGSPLVDVKIDGRRKHKVVLWHLSWAEVAHQAQMLIRHEGVGNAAHAWLLQELLHYLQHENSGCQGFQNMGPAWVPVRKGIDDETLCQGDPRAVDVVESWERLVRQVCLRLGGELGQKVLPVQRVRRATDAKARRGAQADLLCQEGRLEAELRIEGTQGLLALTADLRTGKLRTSVDLPAPDQGYPLTWAKRLVRQLADAPADLHVRTLVAGGGEGPRGTLERLRPEPGDLLPKGDVEITGFRLSLFKGMGNTRGTAETGFIRSVDDAVDRFCAAVVMPLERRTVRRPQRAEAAEAG